A DNA window from Comamonas fluminis contains the following coding sequences:
- a CDS encoding tyrosine-protein phosphatase, which yields MATGPKTEAAHFSRPITLEGASNFRDLGGYQGLDGRQLQWRKLYRSAHLAHLTQDDLSQLKALGVSRSADFRGLGESAHLAYDWPQLNRHALTVEPTVVQRAQSMIEKGQDLTASDTVELMHDTYRSFVNIYSARFADFFTLLQRNDDPLVFHCTAGKDRTGWAAALLLTALGVDEEQIMDDYLLTNQLFRRPPVSILGQMSEEVLDALWRVQPSYLMASVDTVRNRYDSLDSYLTQELGVDRAARERLAELYLSE from the coding sequence ATGGCCACCGGCCCCAAGACTGAAGCGGCGCACTTCAGCCGCCCCATTACCCTGGAGGGCGCATCCAATTTCCGCGATCTGGGCGGTTATCAGGGTCTGGATGGCCGCCAGCTGCAGTGGCGCAAGCTGTATCGCTCAGCCCATCTGGCGCACCTGACGCAGGATGACCTGAGCCAGCTCAAAGCCCTGGGGGTGAGCCGCAGCGCGGATTTTCGGGGTCTGGGGGAAAGCGCCCATCTGGCCTATGACTGGCCTCAGCTCAACCGCCACGCGCTGACCGTGGAGCCCACGGTGGTGCAGCGTGCCCAGTCCATGATTGAAAAAGGTCAGGACCTGACGGCAAGCGACACGGTGGAGCTGATGCATGACACCTACCGCAGTTTTGTGAACATCTACAGCGCGCGCTTTGCGGACTTCTTCACGCTGCTGCAGCGCAATGACGACCCGCTGGTCTTTCACTGCACCGCAGGCAAGGACCGCACGGGCTGGGCTGCGGCCCTGCTGCTGACGGCACTGGGCGTGGATGAGGAGCAGATCATGGACGACTATCTGCTGACCAATCAGCTGTTTCGCCGCCCACCGGTTTCCATACTGGGGCAGATGTCCGAAGAGGTGCTGGACGCGCTGTGGCGGGTACAGCCCTCGTACCTGATGGCCTCGGTCGATACCGTGCGCAACCGGTATGACAGCCTGGACAGCTATCTGACGCAGGAGCTTGGTGTGGACCGAGCAGCACGCGAGAGGCTGGCTGAACTCTACCTGAGCGAATAA